A portion of the Natronogracilivirga saccharolytica genome contains these proteins:
- a CDS encoding ComEA family DNA-binding protein: MWQRQFFFWMEELQITAGERRVILLLISANLIISGFTYVMPSRTVYDMSYYEPVIAEFKRLSGIEERERQLVLAQYFPLRNRQVFEKAVQQSGAVVPSEPVVTINPEFQRLQNEELASANFSHRNATSDDGIKEELDSEGSAGYDRDDAGDQTEPVNIQSAEADELTRLPGIGPVTAERIVSYRNKNGHFSGPDDLLNVSGIGPVTLENIREYIVFDIKEKPD; the protein is encoded by the coding sequence ATGTGGCAAAGACAGTTTTTTTTCTGGATGGAGGAGTTGCAGATTACTGCAGGGGAGCGGCGGGTGATCCTTTTACTCATATCAGCCAATCTGATAATAAGCGGGTTTACATATGTCATGCCATCCCGGACTGTCTATGATATGAGTTATTATGAACCCGTAATTGCTGAGTTCAAGCGCCTGTCAGGGATAGAAGAGCGGGAGCGGCAACTTGTCCTGGCGCAATATTTTCCACTTCGCAACAGGCAAGTGTTTGAAAAAGCTGTGCAGCAGTCGGGAGCGGTCGTTCCGTCCGAACCTGTTGTTACAATAAACCCGGAATTTCAGCGTCTTCAGAATGAAGAACTTGCGTCAGCGAATTTCTCTCACCGCAATGCAACTTCAGATGATGGAATAAAGGAGGAGTTGGATTCGGAGGGTTCCGCCGGTTATGACCGTGATGATGCCGGTGATCAGACGGAACCGGTGAATATTCAAAGTGCTGAAGCAGATGAGTTGACGCGCCTTCCGGGAATCGGTCCGGTCACTGCGGAGCGTATAGTTTCATATCGCAATAAAAACGGACACTTTTCCGGGCCGGATGATTTATTGAACGTCTCGGGCATTGGCCCCGTTACATTAGAAAATATTCGGGAGTACATAGTTTTTGATATAAAGGAAAAACCAGATTAA
- a CDS encoding peptide chain release factor 3, translating into MPEVQTKVKENGIAGEVASRRTFAIISHPDAGKTTLTEKLLLYGGAIHEAGSIKQRKAARHAASDWMAIEQERGISVTSSVLRFEKDGIRYNLLDTPGHKDFSEDTFRTLIAADCALMVIDVAKGVEEQTEKLFEVCRLRKIPVITFVNKCDRPGMEPLEVLSNIEEKLGVTAIPASWPIGYGADFQGVYDLIGKELNLYKKNKHGALKADAELLPLEQGLEESTLGQAAREAYFEELELIGDEFDAMDRGQFQNGEASPVFFGSALNNFGLDLFLNYFRELAPAPKPYENDKGELHNLEKDFSGFVFKLQANMNPEHRDCTAFVRVTSGMFKRGMEVKLADNGRKLRMATPHSLMGEERKLLDTAYPGDIVALFNPGDFRIGSTLYYGEPVNFDVIPLFSPEHFRKATSKDPFKRKQLREGLKQLSEEGVVNVFEVPGGVGNELLLGTVGALQFEVVEHRMKTEYKAEINLTPTTYIAARWLPDDEKVIAKLKAAYSTNVTFDIEGHPIVLFESMYALNTAVEAVGEENLLRFKK; encoded by the coding sequence GGCCGGATCCATCAAGCAGCGAAAAGCCGCCAGGCACGCTGCCTCCGACTGGATGGCCATCGAACAGGAGCGTGGCATCTCCGTAACCTCCTCGGTGCTGAGGTTTGAAAAAGACGGTATCAGGTATAACCTGCTGGACACCCCCGGTCACAAAGACTTTTCCGAAGATACATTCCGAACACTTATTGCTGCGGATTGTGCGCTTATGGTGATAGATGTTGCCAAGGGTGTCGAAGAGCAGACTGAAAAGCTGTTTGAAGTATGCCGGCTGAGAAAAATTCCGGTGATCACGTTTGTCAACAAGTGCGACCGTCCGGGTATGGAGCCGCTGGAGGTGCTGAGCAATATTGAAGAAAAGCTGGGGGTGACTGCCATACCCGCAAGCTGGCCGATTGGCTACGGCGCCGATTTCCAGGGCGTCTATGATCTCATCGGCAAAGAACTGAACCTTTACAAAAAGAACAAGCATGGCGCACTGAAAGCCGATGCTGAGCTTCTGCCTCTGGAACAGGGACTGGAAGAAAGCACCCTGGGCCAGGCAGCGAGAGAAGCGTACTTCGAAGAGCTTGAGCTCATCGGCGATGAGTTTGATGCCATGGATCGCGGCCAGTTTCAGAACGGCGAGGCCTCTCCGGTTTTCTTCGGTTCGGCGCTCAACAATTTCGGACTGGATCTGTTTTTGAATTATTTCCGGGAGCTTGCCCCTGCGCCCAAACCCTACGAAAACGACAAAGGTGAGCTGCACAATCTGGAAAAGGATTTCTCCGGTTTCGTTTTCAAGCTCCAGGCAAACATGAATCCGGAGCACCGCGATTGTACCGCATTTGTCCGGGTTACTTCGGGCATGTTTAAACGCGGAATGGAGGTGAAGCTGGCAGATAACGGCCGGAAGCTGAGGATGGCCACTCCGCACAGCCTTATGGGAGAGGAGCGTAAGCTGCTGGACACGGCCTATCCCGGTGATATTGTGGCACTCTTCAATCCGGGTGATTTCCGGATCGGCAGTACCTTGTATTATGGTGAGCCGGTAAATTTTGACGTGATTCCGCTTTTTTCTCCGGAACATTTCCGCAAGGCTACCTCCAAAGACCCGTTCAAAAGAAAACAGTTGCGGGAAGGACTCAAACAGCTCTCAGAAGAAGGTGTGGTCAATGTTTTTGAAGTGCCCGGCGGCGTTGGCAATGAGTTGCTGCTCGGTACAGTCGGTGCGCTGCAGTTTGAGGTTGTCGAACATCGCATGAAAACAGAGTACAAGGCAGAAATAAACCTGACGCCTACGACATATATTGCCGCACGCTGGCTGCCGGATGATGAGAAGGTGATAGCCAAACTTAAAGCCGCTTATTCAACCAATGTGACATTTGACATTGAAGGGCATCCGATTGTGCTTTTTGAAAGCATGTATGCGCTCAATACGGCCGTTGAGGCTGTCGGGGAGGAAAACCTGCTCAGGTTCAAAAAATAG